The following proteins are co-located in the Micromonospora coriariae genome:
- a CDS encoding helix-turn-helix domain-containing protein, which produces MTPLRQARQDKGWSKARLAHELERLAQGRHALATRASLLRMISAWESGERDASDPYRSLLCEAYAQDAAELGLSGGTDRVRSDIGLTYSASLSQAASTLGDLTRFDDMKHTAVTLGKYMPDALNAACLDWLFGASVTDLPTRGGAVSPQDVDEVRAMTSTFDGLDRKFGGEHCRMMAVRYLRDRVIPKVHATKPSAIERELFSATAVLCELIGWMAYDTSRHSLAQRYFIQALRFAEAAGDQAYAAYVLTSMADQALYLRRPDQALRLAQVARDTSTRAGTPVAVTEACIFEARAFAAQGDEAGCTAALLRAEQSFNQVVPEEGPEWSRHWGDVLFASHAGTCWVELGKAKEARPMLQLVWDNTRDQARRRVYGAVQLARVALLDGDIEQSTAFATTAVESATGLTSHRSREHLTQLRKQLAPHERHVAVRDFQRRADLLLAS; this is translated from the coding sequence ATGACGCCGCTACGGCAAGCGCGACAAGACAAGGGTTGGTCGAAAGCGCGGCTGGCCCACGAACTGGAGCGGCTGGCGCAGGGACGGCATGCACTGGCGACACGGGCCAGCCTGCTACGCATGATCTCGGCATGGGAAAGCGGCGAACGAGACGCGTCTGACCCGTACCGTTCACTGCTGTGCGAGGCATACGCGCAGGACGCTGCCGAGCTAGGGCTCAGCGGCGGAACGGACCGAGTCCGCTCTGACATCGGCCTCACCTACAGCGCCTCGCTAAGTCAGGCCGCGTCAACCCTCGGCGATTTGACGCGGTTCGACGACATGAAACACACCGCCGTGACCCTCGGCAAATACATGCCGGACGCGCTCAACGCAGCATGCCTCGACTGGCTCTTTGGCGCTTCTGTGACAGACCTCCCGACGCGCGGCGGTGCAGTCTCTCCACAAGATGTAGACGAAGTCCGAGCGATGACTAGCACGTTTGACGGGCTTGACCGGAAATTTGGTGGCGAGCACTGCCGAATGATGGCAGTGCGATATCTGCGAGACCGCGTCATTCCGAAGGTTCATGCGACGAAGCCGTCAGCTATTGAGCGGGAACTTTTCAGCGCGACCGCAGTGCTTTGTGAGCTGATCGGATGGATGGCCTACGACACGTCACGGCACTCTTTGGCGCAGCGATATTTCATTCAGGCGCTACGTTTTGCGGAGGCCGCCGGCGACCAGGCTTATGCTGCCTACGTCCTGACCAGCATGGCTGACCAGGCCCTGTACCTTCGCCGACCCGACCAGGCACTCCGACTCGCCCAGGTAGCCCGGGACACAAGCACCCGGGCCGGCACGCCGGTCGCAGTTACCGAAGCATGCATTTTCGAAGCACGAGCCTTTGCCGCCCAAGGCGACGAAGCGGGCTGCACCGCGGCGCTGCTTCGCGCAGAGCAGAGCTTCAACCAGGTCGTCCCAGAAGAAGGCCCGGAGTGGAGCAGGCACTGGGGCGATGTGCTGTTCGCCAGCCACGCGGGCACGTGCTGGGTCGAGCTCGGCAAGGCTAAGGAAGCGCGGCCCATGCTGCAACTGGTCTGGGACAACACGAGGGACCAAGCCCGCCGCCGCGTTTACGGTGCCGTCCAGCTGGCTCGGGTGGCACTCCTTGACGGGGACATCGAGCAGTCAACAGCCTTCGCCACGACGGCAGTGGAATCGGCCACCGGACTGACGTCTCATCGATCCCGAGAGCATCTGACACAGCTTCGGAAGCAGCTCGCACCGCACGAGCGGCACGTCGCCGTCAGGGACTTTCAGCGGCGCGCTGATCTGCTCCTGGCCAGCTGA